The Immundisolibacter cernigliae genome has a window encoding:
- a CDS encoding toluene tolerance protein, which yields MLERDAFGVKVAQLPSGTILKLFRRKRRLSSAAWRPYGQRFVQNAIGLARCEVPTVQVRAFFQCPEAGRHVVAYRPLAGEVLRHRLAGGGLVDWAQLARFMAELHRRGVYFRSLHGGNIVCLPGGGFGLIDIADLRLLRPPLGVARRTRNLRPLLRDASLQVLRLPAVFGEFIEAYCGAAGMTPLSTAVFRRFAWRQWARCGAQLSGNSASGSRSAAGTR from the coding sequence GTGCTGGAACGCGACGCCTTTGGCGTGAAGGTGGCGCAGCTTCCATCGGGAACCATCCTGAAGCTGTTTCGGCGCAAGCGCCGCCTGTCGTCGGCGGCCTGGCGGCCGTATGGACAACGCTTTGTGCAGAACGCCATCGGTCTGGCGCGCTGCGAAGTGCCCACCGTGCAGGTGCGGGCGTTTTTCCAGTGTCCGGAGGCGGGCCGCCATGTGGTGGCCTACCGGCCACTCGCCGGGGAGGTATTGCGCCACCGCCTGGCCGGTGGCGGGTTGGTGGATTGGGCACAGCTGGCGCGTTTCATGGCTGAGTTGCATCGGCGAGGGGTTTATTTCCGTTCGCTGCATGGCGGCAACATCGTGTGCCTGCCCGGTGGCGGCTTCGGCCTGATCGACATTGCCGATCTGCGGCTGCTGCGGCCCCCGCTGGGGGTGGCGCGCCGGACGCGTAATCTGCGCCCCCTGCTGCGGGACGCGTCTTTGCAGGTCTTGCGACTACCGGCGGTGTTTGGCGAGTTCATCGAGGCTTACTGCGGTGCGGCGGGCATGACGCCGCTTTCGACCGCGGTGTTTCGTCGCTTCGCCTGGCGACAGTGGGCGCGTTGCGGGGCTCAGTTGTCGGGCAATTCGGCGTCCGGTTCCAGATCCGCAGCCGGCACCCGGTAG
- a CDS encoding DNA gyrase inhibitor YacG produces MRQAAAGGRGRAVSPHVLQPVKQPCPTCRKPTVWSVENPYRPFCSERCKMADLGSWLNGDYRVPAADLEPDAELPDN; encoded by the coding sequence GTGCGGCAAGCCGCAGCCGGCGGACGAGGACGTGCCGTTTCGCCTCATGTGCTGCAGCCTGTGAAGCAGCCCTGCCCAACCTGCAGGAAGCCAACCGTCTGGTCGGTGGAGAACCCCTACCGACCGTTCTGCAGCGAGCGCTGCAAGATGGCTGACCTGGGCAGTTGGCTGAATGGCGACTACCGGGTGCCGGCTGCGGATCTGGAACCGGACGCCGAATTGCCCGACAACTGA